GAGCGAAGCGCAGAACAGAACAGGGCAAAATTCGCCCTGGACCAGATAAAAAAATATCAAGAAACCAAGGATTCAAGCTGGCAATCTAATTACCAATCTTACGTTAAGTCCCTTCCGGCTACTATCCTGATGTGTGGTTTAGGTCAAGCAATGGCGTCTTTAATGTCAAAGGATGATGGCAATCTGGCTTCCGCCCATGGCCGGCTATATGCTGATATGCAACAATGGCTCTGTGGTCAAGAGGGGACTTTTCCTGGGCAAAAGAACTTGATGGATGCGCTGGCAGGTTCTGATATGGATACTTATCTACGGGCACAGGCGGAGGCTTTGGCTGTGTTGGTCTGGCTGAAGAAGTTTGCCACTGCATTCCTGAAAAAAAGGACGGATGGGACACATGACTAACAAATGTCCTTTGTACGATGGGTTTAGCCTTCCCGACAGGGGCCAATGGCAGAATTGGGGTTTGGTTTATGACAAATTTTGCAATGTCTGGTCCAAGAAATCGGATAAATGGTCTTTGGGCGATAACAAAAAGAAGTGGCTTGAAGGATTTGCGCGGATTGTAGGAAACCGGGACCTCATTGAGGATATGAGTTCTCGGTTGCAAAGACTTGTGGAAGCTAGAGGCGGAAACATAATCTTTGTTCGCACGGCAGGAAGATTTGTTACGGGTATGGGCAATGAAAATCCGGCTGAAAATGGATTCGCTTGGCATCCTACGTTGGGGACACCTTACATGCCGGGATCATCTGTCAAGGGAATGCTCCGAGCATGGATGCAAGAATGGGTTACCTCGGATCCGCGACAGATTAATGCTATCTTTGGGTCAGCAAATAAAAACTCAGACAGTAGTGCCGGAAACGTTATGTTTTATGATGCTCTTCCACTCAGTCCAATTAAACTCACTCTGGACGTGATGACTCCTCATTATGCTGATTATTATCGGGGTGATGCCCCCCCAGGTGACTGGCAATCCCCAGTGCCAATACCATTTCTGACTGTAGATTCTGACCAACAATTTATGTTTGCAATTGCCCCGCGTACCAGAGATGGTGATCAATATATGGATCTATTGGAGCAAGAAATTTACCAAGCTATCGAAATTGTAGGTGCGGGTGCCAAGACTGCAGTTGGCTACGGCCGTTTCATTATCGATGCCGCCCAGAAAAGCCAATATGTCGATGAACGGACTAAGCGAGAAGAAGTGCTGCTGAAACAACGGGAAATAGCTGAGTTAAGTCCGGTCCAGAGGGAAATGGAAGCTGATGGTTATGGAGATGACCAGGTATTTATTAATAAAGTAGATGCGTGGTTGGATAGAGCTGAGAAGGCGGAGGTTAGCGAACGCCAGGAGATCGCCGAGGCATTGCGGGACTGGTACCAAAGGTACAGGAAGGGGATGTTCGATAACCCTAATAAGAAGAATAGACCAAGAGTGGAACGCCTCAAGAAACTGCTTCGTTAGGTTTAGGGCAGCTTCGCCCCTATAGGTATCTGTTTCCTGTTGTGCGTATCCCCACTTAGATGGAGGGAAAAATTGTGAAGGTTCTTGTGGCAAATACGGGCACGAATGATCTTAAGTATGATAGTAAAAAGCTCAGTAGGACGCGTGAAGACGCAAAAAAAATTCTCGAGGATTTGCAAGGTGTAATTGGGGATGAACTGTTGCTAAACTCCGAAGCAAATAGTATAGATTTACCAATATTGCTGCCTGCAATAAATAGTTTTTTGCTTTTAGAGCCAGCGAGTGGGCCAATCGATGTGTTGTTCCTAATAGTTACCAATCAGGATGAAATGGTGGATAAAAAGTTTCGAAGCAAGGATACCATCTATGTAGGCAAAATAATAAAGTTTTTGCTGGAAAATAACGTAGACAAGTTCGCAAATAAAGTAAAAATGGTCAGGTTGCTTTATTTAAATAAAAACCCTAATATTCTTGATGATACTTTTAACTATTACCGCGACTTTGTAAAGAAAATCGGTGATTATCTCGGTAGTAACAGGCCTACTACATGGGTGATGCTGACTGGTGGAACACAGGCATGTAATTTTGCCCTGCTTGATGCATCAATTAACTCTAGCCACCTGATGGGGTATAAGCAGTACATTTATGTTAATGAGCTTACAGAAGAAGTTGTATTTTTAGAAACTCAAAATCAGCTTCTACTGAACAGGGTCAAAGAAACATTTGATATTTTTTTAGAGCGTTGGGACTATCATGCTGCAATGCAGTTATCCAAAAGATTGACATTTGAAGATAAAATAGTTACTAATTTCCTACAGGTTCTAGGACTTAGGCTAAACTTTAGATTTGAGGAAGCCCTTAGTGTAATAGAGGAAATGTTGGTTCGGGCGAATGGGAATCCTCGAATGGTCATTGAAAAATTGGAATTTGAGATAAAAAATTTGCATGATTCAATTGGCAAAGCACTGAAGTCAAAATCTGGCTTAGCATCGGCAGAGCACATTATCAATGAGCTCTACTGGAATATGCATATTCAATACCAAACGGGGCGTTATGTCGATTTCTTGGGTCGTTTTTATCGCTTAAGCGAGTTTCTTATGCAGCTGGAGATTGCTA
This Bacillota bacterium DNA region includes the following protein-coding sequences:
- the cmr5 gene encoding type III-B CRISPR module-associated protein Cmr5, which gives rise to MAKASSLERSAEQNRAKFALDQIKKYQETKDSSWQSNYQSYVKSLPATILMCGLGQAMASLMSKDDGNLASAHGRLYADMQQWLCGQEGTFPGQKNLMDALAGSDMDTYLRAQAEALAVLVWLKKFATAFLKKRTDGTHD
- the cmr6 gene encoding type III-B CRISPR module RAMP protein Cmr6, with amino-acid sequence MGHMTNKCPLYDGFSLPDRGQWQNWGLVYDKFCNVWSKKSDKWSLGDNKKKWLEGFARIVGNRDLIEDMSSRLQRLVEARGGNIIFVRTAGRFVTGMGNENPAENGFAWHPTLGTPYMPGSSVKGMLRAWMQEWVTSDPRQINAIFGSANKNSDSSAGNVMFYDALPLSPIKLTLDVMTPHYADYYRGDAPPGDWQSPVPIPFLTVDSDQQFMFAIAPRTRDGDQYMDLLEQEIYQAIEIVGAGAKTAVGYGRFIIDAAQKSQYVDERTKREEVLLKQREIAELSPVQREMEADGYGDDQVFINKVDAWLDRAEKAEVSERQEIAEALRDWYQRYRKGMFDNPNKKNRPRVERLKKLLR